The following proteins are encoded in a genomic region of Lemur catta isolate mLemCat1 chromosome 10, mLemCat1.pri, whole genome shotgun sequence:
- the LRRC26 gene encoding leucine-rich repeat-containing protein 26, protein MQSPFSSRPPPLLLLVLLVLLSPWPVWAQAPATTFPSGTRGDPDCPEACACAPGGQANCSALALPAVPAGLSRRVSALLLDHNCLSALPPGAFAGADALLRLDLRENGLRSVHMRAFWGLGALQQLDLSANQLEVLAPGTFAPLRALRTLSLAGNRLARLEPAALSALPLLRALNLQDNALTALTPGLLAGLPALDSLRLRGNRWACSCALRPLCTWLRRHPPPAAEAETLLCTSPRRLRLSRLTAFPDAAFSHCAQPLAPRDLAVVYVLGPASFLASLAACLVLGSVITACRARRRRRTAARRPPRRPPDPDPDLDGSASPADPASPAAAAAQA, encoded by the exons ATGCAGAGCCCCTTTTCCTCGAGGCCTCCGCCGTTactgctgctggtgctgctggtgtTGCTGTCGCCTTGGCCTGTCTGGGCCCAAGCACCAGCCACAACCTTCCCCTCAGGGACCCGGGGCGACCCGGACTGCCCCGAGGCATGCGCGTGCGCGCCGGGCGGCCAGGCCAACTGCTCGGCCCTCGCGCTGCCCGCTGTGCCCGCCGGCCTGAGCCGGCGCGTGAGCGCGCTGCTGCTGGACCACAACTGCTTGAGCGCGCTGCCGCCCGGTGCCTTCGCGGGCGCGGACGCGCTACTGCGCCTGGACCTGCGCGAGAACGGGCTGCGCTCCGTGCACATGCGGGCCTTCTGGGGCCTGGGCGCGTTGCAGCAGCTTGACCTGAGCGCCAACCAGCTGGAAGTGCTGGCGCCCGGCACCTTTGCGCCGCTCCGCGCGCTGCGCACCCTTTCACTGGCTGGCAATCGGCTGGCGCGCCTAGAGCCCGCGGCGCTGAGCGCGCTCCCGCTGCTGCGCGCACTCAACCTGCAGGACAACGCGCTGACGGCGCTCACGCCTGGCCTGCTGGCCGGCCTGCCCGCCCTCGACTCGCTGCGCCTGCGCGGCAACCGCTGGGCCTGCAGCTGCGCGCTGCGCCCGCTGTGCACCTGGCTGCGCCGGCACCCGCCGCCAGCGGCAG AGGCCGAGACGCTGCTCTGCACGTCGCCGAGGCGCCTGAGGCTCAGCCGCCTGACTGCCTTCCCCGACGCCGCCTTCAGCCACTGCGCGCAGCCGCTCGCCCCGCGGGACCTGGCCGTGGTCTACGTGCTCGGGCCTGCGTCTTTCCTCGCCAGCCTGGCCGCCTGCCTGGTGCTGGGTTCGGTCATCACCGCCTGCCgtgcgcgccgccgccgccgcaccGCTGCCCGCCGGCCGCCAAGGAGACCGCCGGACCCCGACCCCGACCTCGACGGTTCTGCCTCTCCCGCGGACCCCGCGAGtcctgccgccgccgctgcccaAGCCTGA
- the TMEM210 gene encoding transmembrane protein 210 yields MAPCPQPVPCLLGSPLGLICLSLLLTPTAAGTYCECSLGLSREALIALLVVLAGVSASCFCALVIVAIGILRAKGETCPGNMDSRLVGHFGVQEDHMDLREVHVESHLVDSDLEASMMLPLEDHIPTEASLEEPPPPLPPEEG; encoded by the exons ATggccccctgtccccagcctgtcccctgcCTGCTTGGAAGCCCCCTGGGCCTCATATGTTTGTCCCTTTTGCTCACCCCCACTGCAG CTGGAACCTACTGCGAGTGCAGCCTTGGCCTCAGCCGTGAGGCTCTGATTGCCCTGCTCGTGGTGCTGGCAGGGGTCAGTGCCAGCTGCTTCTGCGCCCTGGTCATCGTGGCAATTGGCATCTTGCGAGCCAAAGG TGAAACCTGCCCCGGAAACATGGACAGCAG GTTGGTGGGGCACTTTGGGGTCCAGGAGGATCACATGGACCTGCGTGAGGTGCACGTGGAGTCCCACCTCGTGGACTCCGACCTGGAGGCCTCCATGATGCTGCCCCTGGAGGACCACATCCCCACGGAGGCTTCTCTCGAGGAGCCACCGCCCCCACTGCCACCTGAGGAGGGATGA